The nucleotide sequence GTTGCACCGGCTCAAAGAACCTTCTTCACCAGAGCCCAGACCCCGGTGGCGGGATTGTGTTCATGCTCGGTGGTGAGGACGTGGCCCCGTCCCAACGACCGTTCAACGGCCGCATCGACACCGCTCGCGTAGTCAGCGAAACGCAACGCCGTTTTGTCGTACTCGGGAACGTGCCTGCGAAGCCGCCTGGCCACGTCCGAGTAACAGGTCAATGGTGCGGTGCAAGCCTCGAAGTGGAGCAGGAGCCAGTACTCGAAGCAAGGGTTCGAGATCGCCAGGTTGACCCGGACCCGTCGAGCCGTGACGACTGCCTTCGCCACGTCGAACTCGTCCACGTCGACGACGCACCAGACCTCGTCGTAAGTGTCCGCGGCATTGTCACGCAAGCCGGCCGCGTGGCGCACGACCGTGTCGGGATCTGCGGGTTTCGCCTTCAGCTTGATCGTCACCGCCGGGTTCCGCCTCGCCTGCTTGAGACCTTGGAAGTAAGCCGGCTCGGTCGCTTCCGCGCCGCACACGACGAGAAGGCTCGACCTCGATTCCCGGAAAGCAGTACGTCGGCGACCGCTGTTCTCTCGTCGCGTCATCCGCGGCCGACCGCCGCTGTGAAGTCACCCAATACGGGCACAGCACCGTAGCTGCCCGCCAGGTAGCGCCGTTCCGTGTTCTGATCTTTCCGCGGCTTGAAGTCGGTGAGCGGGTAGAGGTGACTCGCTCCCTCGGCGCCTCGGTCGACGAACCAGATCTGATCCCGCTCGAGCACCTGCTCGCCGAGCATGGTGCCGAGCAAGCTGGTGTCATGTGTGGTGAAGATGAGTTGAGCACCCTTGGTGTTGACTTCGGCATCTTGGAAGAGCCCGACGAGTTTCGCGGTCAGGAGCGGATGCAGGCTGGCGTCGATCTCATCGACGAACAGAACGAGTCCGCCGTCCAGCGCCCTCAGCACCATCGGAAGAAAACCGATCCAATTGCGCGTTCCGGACGACTCGTCGCCGAAGTCGAAAGGCTCAGAGGAAGCCCCATGAAGGAGCTTGAGTTCCAGGTCGGACTGCGCGGCGCGGCGGCGGGTCCGGTCCTTGCGGTCCGCCACGACGACGTCCACGATCCCGACATCGGCCACCTTGAGAAGCGCGATCATTCGCTGCCGAGCCTCCGGATTCCGGAGCAGATAGTCACCGACCACCCACTGCACATATTCCGGATCTGGCGACGGGCCGTCAAAGCCACTTGCCAGTACTCCCGCCTCGAACCATCGATAGACCGGAATCAGTGGGCCCAGTTCGAGGCGATCGCACACGCTCAAGAATAAAACGGTCGAACGGATCCATTCCTCCAGAACCTCGAACTTGGCCTTGAGGTCAGCCACCGTGCTACCAAATTTGATCGCGCTCCGATTGCGCTCGAATATGAGTCGTTTTCGCTTCTCTGGATACGCATAGAGCCACTCTTCCAGGATCTCAGTTTCCTGCAAGAGGAATCCATAGGTGTACTGGATGCCTTCTGCAATCAGTTCGAAGACGAAGGTCGATGGCCGGTCCGGCGACTGCGGATCGAGCCGGAACGGGTCTTGCAGTGCCACGATGTCGTGCCGGCCCGTCGCATCCGGGAGATGCCTGTTCAGCACGGCCCACCTTGCCAGGGTGATCCCCTTGAAGAGGTTCGACTTGCCGGAAGCGTTGGCCCCGTAGATGGCGGTCACCGGCACCACGGGCCGCTCGTCACCCGGCATCGCGGGCATGAGCAGCAACTCCTGCTCGTCCCGGAACGAGCGATGATTACCGAGCCGGAAGCTCCGCAGCACCCTAACCACCTCCCTGACGACCCTTCGAGCCGTTCCGTACCAGTAAACCGCACGGAACGGCTCGAAGCACCAGTCAGGGTCCTACTCGTCGTCGTCGCTCGCGTCGGCGTCCACCGGGCCGCCGCCGCGGATCATGAACAGGACCGACTCCAGTTCCTCCGGCTTGATCAGCACGTCGCGGGCCTTCGAGCCCTCCGACGGGCCCACCACGCCGCGGCTCTCCAGCAGGTCCATCAGCCGCCCCGCCTTGGCGAAGCCGACGCGCAGCTTGCGCTGCAGCATCGACGTCGAGCCGAACTGGGACGTCACGATCAGCTCCGCCGCCTGCAGCAGGACGTCGAGGTCGTCGCCGATGTCCGGGTCGATCTCCTTCTTCTCGCCCGCCTTCTGGGCCGTGACGCCGTCCTGGTAGTCCGGCTGCGCCTGCTCCTTGGCGTAGTTGACGACCGCGGAAATCTCCTCGTCGCCGACGAACGCGCCCTGGATGCGGACCGGTTTCCCGGCGCCCATCGGCAGGTAGAGCGCGTCGCCCATGCCGATCAGCTTCTCCGCGCCCGGCTGATCCAGGATGACCCGCGAGTCGGTCAGCGACGACGTCGCGAACGCCAGCCGCGAAGGCACGTTCGTCTTGATCAGGCCGGTGACGACGTCGACCGACGGCCGCTGCGTGGCCAGGACCAGGTGGATGCCGGCGGCGCGCGCCTTCTGGGTGATCCGGACGATCGCGTCCTCGACGTCGCGCGGGGCGGTCATCATCAGGTCGGCGAGCTCGTCGACGATCGCCATGATGTACGGGTACGGCCGGTACTCGCGCTCCGAACCCGGCGGCGCGGTGATCTCGCCCGAACGCACCTTCTTGTTGTAGTCGTCGATGTGCCGGACCTTGTTGACCTGCATGTCCTGGTAGCGCTGCTCCATCTCCTCCACCAGCCAGGCCAGCGCGGCGGCGGCCTTCTTCGGCTGGGTGATGATGGGCGTGATCAGGTGCGGGATGCCCTCGTACGGCGTCAGCTCGACCATCTTCGGGTCGATCAGGATCATCCGGCACTCGTCCGGCGTCGAGCGCGCGAGCAGCGACACCAGCATCGAGTTGACGAAGCTGGACTTACCGGAACCGGTGGAACCGGCGACCAGCAGGTGGGGCATCTTCGTCAGGTTCGCGGTGACGAAGTGGCCCTCGATGTCCTTGCCGAGGCCGATCACCATCGGGTGGTTGTCCTTGACCGTGGTCGGCGCGCGCAGGACGTCACCCAGGCGGACCATCTCGCGGTCGGAGTTGGGCACCTCGATGCCGACCGCGGACTTGCCGGGGATCGGTGCCAGCAGCCGGACGTTGTCGGTGGCCACCGCGTAGGCGATGTTCTTGGTCAGCGCGGTGATCTTCTCGACCTTCACGCCCGGGCCGAGCTCGACCTCGTAGCGGGTGACCGTCGGGCCGCGGGTGAAGCCGGTGACCTGCGCGTCGACGTTGAACTGCTCCAGGACGCCGGTGATCGCCTCGATCATGGCGTCGTTGGCCTTGCTGCGGGACTTCGGCGCGTCGCCGAGCTTCAGCAGGTCGGGCGGCGGGAGCTGG is from Amycolatopsis mediterranei and encodes:
- a CDS encoding RloB family protein, with the protein product MCGAEATEPAYFQGLKQARRNPAVTIKLKAKPADPDTVVRHAAGLRDNAADTYDEVWCVVDVDEFDVAKAVVTARRVRVNLAISNPCFEYWLLLHFEACTAPLTCYSDVARRLRRHVPEYDKTALRFADYASGVDAAVERSLGRGHVLTTEHEHNPATGVWALVKKVL
- a CDS encoding AAA family ATPase yields the protein MLRSFRLGNHRSFRDEQELLLMPAMPGDERPVVPVTAIYGANASGKSNLFKGITLARWAVLNRHLPDATGRHDIVALQDPFRLDPQSPDRPSTFVFELIAEGIQYTYGFLLQETEILEEWLYAYPEKRKRLIFERNRSAIKFGSTVADLKAKFEVLEEWIRSTVLFLSVCDRLELGPLIPVYRWFEAGVLASGFDGPSPDPEYVQWVVGDYLLRNPEARQRMIALLKVADVGIVDVVVADRKDRTRRRAAQSDLELKLLHGASSEPFDFGDESSGTRNWIGFLPMVLRALDGGLVLFVDEIDASLHPLLTAKLVGLFQDAEVNTKGAQLIFTTHDTSLLGTMLGEQVLERDQIWFVDRGAEGASHLYPLTDFKPRKDQNTERRYLAGSYGAVPVLGDFTAAVGRG
- a CDS encoding FtsK/SpoIIIE family DNA translocase — its product is MAGSATRKRSTGSGAKGAAARKPRTPAKPRTSSARKPPPRSRRKTPGLFGKGVRGTWNLLAKGLGTLARTVGRTRELEPEHRRDGLALGLIGLGIVAAVGVWWRAAGPIGLGVEIATRTVLGAGAVTLPLVLIVVAVALMRSEPHPETRPRMVVGTIMVVLSVLGMLHIFTALPGTNDGRMYAGGIVGAFSGGLLTMGVTTWVAVPLLILALFFGVLVFTGTPVREIPHRLRHWGLDEEELAEAEAQRSGFATDEDTVTEADPKSARLRKPSRRRQAAEAAPEQLDIDAMLAEAPTPIRPPKPKPAPEVVEKKPKKTPEPPLAVTRTVEGDYQLPPPDLLKLGDAPKSRSKANDAMIEAITGVLEQFNVDAQVTGFTRGPTVTRYEVELGPGVKVEKITALTKNIAYAVATDNVRLLAPIPGKSAVGIEVPNSDREMVRLGDVLRAPTTVKDNHPMVIGLGKDIEGHFVTANLTKMPHLLVAGSTGSGKSSFVNSMLVSLLARSTPDECRMILIDPKMVELTPYEGIPHLITPIITQPKKAAAALAWLVEEMEQRYQDMQVNKVRHIDDYNKKVRSGEITAPPGSEREYRPYPYIMAIVDELADLMMTAPRDVEDAIVRITQKARAAGIHLVLATQRPSVDVVTGLIKTNVPSRLAFATSSLTDSRVILDQPGAEKLIGMGDALYLPMGAGKPVRIQGAFVGDEEISAVVNYAKEQAQPDYQDGVTAQKAGEKKEIDPDIGDDLDVLLQAAELIVTSQFGSTSMLQRKLRVGFAKAGRLMDLLESRGVVGPSEGSKARDVLIKPEELESVLFMIRGGGPVDADASDDDE